Proteins encoded in a region of the Magallana gigas chromosome 8, xbMagGiga1.1, whole genome shotgun sequence genome:
- the LOC105327308 gene encoding glycerol-3-phosphate acyltransferase 1, mitochondrial, with protein sequence MATQKGTDPLTPNMQAVFAKWENRGPRDGGGDSGLGGENQIKWDQVGQLADKITQDGRAKWRERYGDSVRPMAHRRAKQRSKRPAAIPMEEMTSNVIAEFKSKPMITPESLMVTRPYMGKGCSCMPVSQVDFSTQEAVKLGFRNVLDLEIRGRNWKEKYFANIVYAVRKRTNHVYPDVSPSVLHHPRVCEAIAQEDAESKADTKSKSVSAEKRAQRIVEVMKSTMTGRLTGFVAWILTKIFPNLLRAILVHKGQIDVIKRASERGLPMIYLPLHRSHLDYVLMTFIFWHYKIKTPYVAAGINLNIPVFGPIMKSLGGFFIRRKLDKKNGKKDMVYRSILHIYIEELLRNGQSMEFFLEGGRSRSGKSLSPKAGLLSVIKETLCSGHVEDVYIVPIGINYEKLMDGNFSTEQLGLPKKPETFIGAIKALLKVCRTQYGCVRVDFCQPFSLKEYLQNTQSSQSSVQGSEPNSDGELSPDSDPSTPPVIWRHGSMSSLYGTDVGEENRQLVKSLAEHITYTGTQSTALMSTNLLAFLLLKKHRQGVEKSQLAEDMDWLISELKVRQRDVGFTGEPEEVIHYASLLLGENLVTRTTESSPPAVFYKPNKELAAIVELSYYSNAVLSPFVLESVISCAVISCCDVSLDNTPGHVTCSATREEILATAVEICQLLQYEFIFVSPCKQLEEVLAEELDQMICMEIIQVKETLCEDQYSTYEKGWAQRLSANMEWRDEEDEDDLVFQQTCQVNMDRPDCVEKLRFFHQVLAPFLESCYVTACQIHRGLHSQLLESDFLHNIHIEAKKRVYDNLASSEESVVLDSLKNALKSFSDLKIIDIYCVGNLRMVELHDHFEVKEKLIKYIELLEVLKG encoded by the exons ATGGCAACACAGAAAGGAACTGATCCCCTGACCCCAAATATGCAGGCTGTGTTCGCCAAATGGGAGAATCGGGGTCCCAGGGATGGGGGTGGGGATTCAGGCCTGGGGGGAGAGAATCAGATTAAATGGGACCAGGTTGGACAGTTAGCAGACAAAATAACACAAGATGGCAGGGCCAAGTGGAGGGAGAGGTATGGGGACAGTGTACGTCCCATGGCTCACAGACGAGCCAAGCAGAGGAGCAAGAGGCCAGCAGCAATACCAATGGAGGAG ATGACTTCCAATGTGATAGCTGAGTTTAAGAGTAAGCCTATGATCACACCAGAGAGTCTGATGGTTACGCGGCCGTACATGGGAAAAGGCTGCTCCTGTATGCCCGTCAGTCAG GTGGACTTTAGTACCCAAGAGGCTGTCAAATTGGGCTTTAGAAATGTTTTAGATTTAGAAATAAG GGGAAGGAACTGGAAGGAGAAGTACTTCGCCAACATCGTGTATGCTGTGAGGAAACGGACGAATCATGTGTATCCAGATGTCAGTCCGTCAGTGCTGCATCACCCAAG AGTTTGTGAAGCCATTGCTCAGGAAGATGCCGAGTCTAAAG cTGATACCAAAAGCAAATCAGTCAGTGCTGAGAAGAGAGCCCAGAGAATTGTGGAAGTCATGAAATCCACCATGACAGGAAGATTAACAGG ctTTGTCGCATGGATACTGACAAAGATATTCCCAAACCTTTTACGTGCAATACTAGTTCACAAAGGTCAAATAGATGTCATCAAAAGAGCATCTGAG AGAGGTCTCCCAATGATCTATCTACCTCTTCACCGCAGTCACTTGGACTATGTCCTGATGACGTTCATCTTCTGGCATTACAAGATTAAGACTCCTTATGTGGCAGCTGGCATCAACCTTAACATTCCAGTTTTTGG GCCAATCATGAAGAGTTTAGGAGGATTCTTCATTCGTAGGAAGCTAGACAAAAAAAACGGAAAGAAGGACATGGTTTATAGATCTATCCTACATATT TACATTGAGGAATTGCTCAGGAATGGACAAAGcatggaattttttttggagggaGGTCGGAGCAGATCGGGAAAATCTTTGTCTCCTAAAGCTGGCCTTTTGTCAGTTATTAAAGAAACTCTGTGCAGTG GGCATGTTGAAGATGTATACATCGTTCCAATCGGTATTAATTATGAGAAGTTGATGGATGGAAATTTTAGTACAGAGCAATTG GGACTGCCAAAGAAACCTGAGACGTTCATTGGAGCCATTAAAGCTCTACTTAAAGTTTGCAGAACACAGTATGGCTGTGTCAGAGTAGACTTCTGTCAACCATTTTCACTCAAG GAGTACCTGCAAAATACTCAGTCTAGCCAATCAAGTGTTCAAGGAAGTGAACCCAACTCCGACGGTGAGCTTTCACCGGATTCTGACCCATCTACCCCACCTGTTATCTGGCGTCATGGAAGTATGTCCTCTCTGTATGGGACAGATGTGGGAGAGGAAAACAGACAGCTTGTCAAAAGTCTGGCAGAACACATTACTTACA CGGGTACACAAAGTACAGCATTGATGAGCACAAACCTCCTGGCATTCCTCTTGCTGAAGAAGCACAGACAG GGAGTAGAGAAGAGCCAGCTAGCAGAGGATATGGATTGGTTGATATCGGAGCTGAAGGTGCGTCAGAGAGATGTGGGATTTACCGGAGAACCAGAGGAGGTCATCCACTATGCCAGCCTCCTTCTGGGAGAAAACCTAGTCACAAG AACAACAGAATCTAGTCCCCCTGCTGTGTTCTACAAGCCGAATAAAGAACTGGCTGCCATCGTGGAGCTGAGTTACTACAGTAATGCGGTACTCTCTCCCTTTGTACTGGAGAGCGTGATATCCTGCGCTGTCATCTCTTGTTGTGATGTGTCACTTGATAACACACCTGGTCATGTGACCTGCTCAGCGACGAGAGAAGAAATCCTCGCCACTGCAGTAGAAATCTGTCAACTGCTCCAGTACGAGTTCATATTTGTTTCG CCATGCAAGCAATTAGAAGAGGTCCTTGCCGAAGAACTTGATCAGATGATATGCATGGAAATCATACAAGTAAAGGAGACCCTT tgTGAGGACCAGTACAGTACATATGAGAAAGGATGGGCACAGCGACTGTCAGCCAACATGGAGTGGAGGGATGAAGAGGATGAGGATGACTTGGTGTTCCAACAGACTTGTCAG GTAAACATGGATCGTCCGGACTGTGTGGAGAAGCTGAGGTTCTTCCATCAGGTGCTGGCACCGTTCCTCGAGTCTTGCTACGTCACTGCCTGTCAGATACACAGGGGCCTACACTCACAGCTCCTTG AGAGCGATTTCCTTCATAACATTCACATAGAAGCCAAGAAGAGGGTTTATGATAATCTAGCTTCCAGTG aggaaAGTGTTGTGCTGGATTCATTGAAAAATGCCCTCAAGTCGTTTAGCGACTTAAAAATTATTGACATATACTGTGTAGGGAACCTTAGAATGGTAGAACTACACGACCATTTTGAAGTGAAAGAAAAGCTGATCAAATATATAGAACTATTGGAGGTTCTGAAAGGTTGA